One Buteo buteo chromosome 5, bButBut1.hap1.1, whole genome shotgun sequence DNA window includes the following coding sequences:
- the MMEL1 gene encoding membrane metallo-endopeptidase-like 1: MENEVGKSVDNQMDKYIVTIMGKSESQMDIVEKSTKSGKKSWSFVAIGLAVLLLLMTCAVVALVILYASSRGTHYGTNSGNICTTPGCVTAAARIIQNMDPTADPCKDFYQYACGGWLNRHVIPETSSRYSIFDILRDELEIILKGVLETSDRGDREAFQKAKILYKSCMNESLIEQRDSLPLLEALTMVGDWPVASAEWNKTKEPNWSMEEKLSIMNSRFNKRVLIDMFVWNDDRDSSRHIIYIDQPSLGMPSRDYYFNGGNYQKVREAYLQFMITIARMIREDKNMSKDDSFVQEEMAKVMELETEIANATTPAEERHDVTLLYNKMTLKELQEKFALNEFNWTFFIQGVMSSVSVQVDPEEEVVVYGMPYLQELKAIISKYSASTIQNYLIWRLVIDRVSSLSRRFKDARASYRKALYGTTLEEARWRECVSYVNNNMENAVGAMYVREAFAGESKRMVRDLIDKIREAFIETLDELQWMDEASKEKAREKAMAIKEQIGYPDYILEDQNEKLDQEYANLNFSEHNYFENILENLRAGAQKSLKKLRERVDQDIWIIGAAVVNAFYSPNRNQIVFPAGILQPPFFSKHQPQALNFGGIGMVIGHEITHGFDDNGRNFDKDGNMFDWWSNFSAMHFREQSRCMVYQYGNYTWELAGGQNVSGISTLGENIADNGGVRQAYKAYLKWLEREGKEPKLPGLNLSHKQLFFLNFAQVWCGSYRPEYASQSIKTDVHSPLKYRVMGSLQNFEAFSEVFHCKKGTAMHPAEKCRVW, from the exons GCACTCACTATGGCACCAATTCAGGCAACATATGTACCACACCTGGATGTGTTACAGCAG CTGCTAGAATAATTCAGAATATGGACCCAACAGCTGACCCGTGCAAGGATTTCTACCAGTATGCCTGTGGGGGCTGGCTGAACCGGCATGTTATCCCAGAAACTAGCTCCAGATACAGCATTTTTGACATCCTGAGAGATGAGCTGGAGATCATCCTAAAAG GTGTGCTGGAGACTTCAGATCGAGGGGACAgagaagcatttcagaaagctaAAATACTTTACAAGTCATGCATGAATGAGA gTCTTATAGAGCAACGAGATTCATTGCCTCTGCTAGAGGCCTTAACGATGGTTGGAGATTGGCCAGTGGCTTCAGCAGAGTGGAATAAGACGAAAG AGCCAAATTGGAGCATGGAAGAAAAACTCTCCATAATGAACTCCAGATTTAACAAACGTGTCCTCATTGACATGTTTGTATGGAATGATGACCGGGATTCCAGCAGACACATCatttat ATTGACCAGCCAAGTTTAGGAATGCCATCCAGGGATTACTACTTTAATGGGGGCAACTATCAAAAA GTGAGAGAAGCTTACCTGCAGTTCATGATCACCATTGCCAGAATGATCCGGGAAGACAAGAACATGTCTAAAGACGATTCCTTTGTCCAAGAGGAAATGGCAAAGGTTATGGAGCTTGAAACAGAGATTGCAAAT GCAACTACcccagcagaagaaaggcatGATGTAACCTTGTTGTACAACAAAATGACCTTAAAAGAGCTACAGGAAAAGTTTGCATTGAAC GAATTTAACTGGACCTTCTTCATCCAAGGTGTCATGTCTTCAGTAAGTGTTCAGGTTGACCCAGAAGAAGAGGTTGTTGTATATGGCATGCCCTATCTGCAAGAGCTGAAAGCAATTATCTCAAAGTACTCAGCAAG CACTATCCAGAACTACCTCATTTGGCGACTGGTGATTGATCGAGTCAGCAGCTTGAGTCGACGTTTCAAGGATGCTCGGGCCAGCTACAGGAAG GCACTTTATGGGACAACACTGGAAGAAGCCCGCTGGAGAGAGTGCGTGAGTTATGTCAACAACAACATGGAGAACGCAGTGGGAGCAATGTATGTCAGAGAGGCATTTGCTGGTGAGAGCAAGAGGATG GTCCGAGATTTAATAGATAAGATTCGTGAGGCATTCATCGAGACTTTAGATGAGTTACAGTGGATGGATGAGGCATCTAAAGAGAAAGCTCGCGAGAAG GCAATGGCAATTAAAGAACAAATTGGCTATCCAGATTATATTTTGGAAGATCAGAATGAAAAACTAGATCAGGAATATGCCAAT TTAAACTTCAGTGAACACAACTACTTTGAAAACATTCTGGAAAACCTGAGAGCGGGAGCCCAAAAGAGCTTGAAAAAACTTCGAGAGAGAGTTGACCAAGATAT atggaTAATTGGAGCTGCAGTGGTCAATGCATTCTATTCCCCCAATCGGAACCAGATAG TTTTTCCTGCTGGGATTCTACAGCCCCCCTTCTTCAGCAAACACCAACCACAAGCCCTGAACTTTGGAGGGATCGGGATGGTTATTGGGCATGAAATTACTCATGGGTTTGATGACAATG GTAGGAATTTTGATAAAGATGGAAATATGTTTGACTGGTGGAGCAATTTCTCAGCTATGCATTTCAGGGAGCAGTCTCGTTGCATGGTTTATCAGTATGGGAACTACACGTGGGAGCTTGCTGGAGGACAAAAT GTCAGTGGAATAAGCACATTAGGAGAAAATATTGCAGATAATGGAGGAGTCCGACAGGCTTATAAG GCCTACTTAAAATGGCTGGAACGGGAAGGGAAGGAGCCAAAGTTGCCTGGACTGAATCTGTCCcacaaacagcttttcttcctcaacTTTGCCCAG GTTTGGTGTGGTTCCTACAGACCAGAGTATGCTAGCCAGTCAATAAAGACAGATGTTCACAGCCCTCTGAAATACAG GGTGATGGGATCTTTGCAGAACTTTGAAGCATTCTCAGAGGTGTTCCACTGTAAAAAAGGCACAGCCATGCATcctgcagagaaatgcagagtGTGGTAA